From Pogoniulus pusillus isolate bPogPus1 chromosome 5, bPogPus1.pri, whole genome shotgun sequence, the proteins below share one genomic window:
- the QTRT2 gene encoding queuine tRNA-ribosyltransferase accessory subunit 2: MATPPCGRGAEGRCFALRRTLMMLREAIGIGPGSGEARGLCGRCPAQVGKGAAGPTMKMQLCGAGCGRLGTLAGLGRSGAAALTLPGCLLYTRTGSAPHLTHDTLQVVSGVPAVAQLTLPTVAELHEVLEEYKEGAAKFIGMPDTVLYCSLLDPAAPCPSGYNTNKTVSLWGTSGRMELTASKFMDIQRAIQPDWFQCISDGDTISGEVSRKRAKKSVDRSLSFLDVCLQLLEKSPELQGSAMFGAIEGGDILEERLRSARETAKRPVGGFVLDGFQGSAMIKETKLKLIASVTAELPEDKPRIIHGIGRPDEVLECIERGVDIFESFFPFQVTERGCALVFSYDCHSDPEAAVLNQNGAQDVEKNGAENQDEISKADPEMTPFEIFLKDKRYQDDFGPVLEGCTCYCCQRHTRAYVHHLLVTNELLAGVLLMMHNFQHYFSFFSAIQDALRDNKLDQLKKLVFKQALQGPANAKPGQ; encoded by the exons ATGGCAACGCCGCCGTGCGGGCGGGGAGCGGAAGGGAGGTGCTTTGCACTCCGGCGCACGTTGATGATGCTCCGTGAGGCGATTGGGATAGGTCCGGGAAGCGGAGAGGCCCGCGGTCTCTGCGGCCGTTGCCCTGCACAAGTCGGGAAAGGCGCTGCGGGGCCGACCATGAAGATGCAGCTGTGCGGAGCGGGCTGCGGGCGGCTGGGGACGCTGGCGGGCCTGGGCAGGAGCGGGGCCGCAGCTCTGACGCTGCCCGGCTGCCTGCTTTACACGCGGACCGGCTCGGCGCCGCACCTCACCCACGACACGCTGCAGGTGGTGAGCGGCGTCCCCGCCGTGGCCCAGCTCACCTTGCCCACCGT GGCAGAACTTCATGAGGTACTGGAAGAATATAAAGAAGGAGCTGCAAAATTTATAg GTATGCCAGACACCGTGCTCTACTGCTCCCTTCTCGACCCGGCTGCTCCCtgtccatctggctacaacacTAACAAG ACAGTGTCCCTGTGGGGAACCTCGGGGCGCATGGAATTGACAGCTTCCAAGTTCATGGACATACAGCGGGCCATCCAGCCAGACTGGTTCCAGTGCATTTCTGATGGAGATACCATTTCTGGAGAAGTTAGTAGAAAAAGGGCCAAGAAGTCTGTGGATAGATCTCTTTCCTTCCTGGATGTATGCCTTCAGCTGCTAGAAAAATCACCG GAACTGCAAGGAAGTGCAATGTTTGGGGCAATTGAAGGTGGAGATATCTTGGAAGAAAGGCTCAGATCAGCCAGGGAGACTGCCAAGCGACCTGTAGGTGGCTTTGTGCTAGACGGCTTCCAGGGATCTGCCATGATCAAGGAGACCAAGCTGAAACTGATAGCttctgtcacagcagagctgccagaggaTAAACCAAG AATCATCCATGGTATAGGCAGACCAGATGAGGTGCTTGAGTGCATTGAAAGGGGAGTGGACATTTTTGAGAGCTTCTTTCCCTTCCAAGTGACAGAGCGAGGCTGTGCCTTGGTTTTCAGTTATGACTGCCATTCAGATCCGGAAGCAGCAG TTTTAAACCAGAATGGGGCCCAGGACGTGGAGAAGAACGGTGCTGAAAACCAGGATGAAATCTCCAAAGCTGACCCAGAAATGACACCGTTTGAGATATTTCTGAAGGACAAAAG ATACCAAGATGATTTTGGTCCTGTGTTGGAAGGATGCACCTGTTACTGTTGTCAGAGGCACACTCGTGCCTatgtccaccacctcctcgTGACCAatgagctgctggctggtgtCCTGCTCATGATGCACAATTTCCAGCACTACTTCAGTTTCTTCAGTGCCATACAGGATGCCTTAAGAGACAATAAACTGGATCAGCTGAAAAAGCTTGTCTTCAAGCAGGCACTCCAAGGACCAGCAAATGCAAAGCCAGGCCAGTGA